In Horticoccus luteus, the following proteins share a genomic window:
- a CDS encoding tetratricopeptide repeat protein, translating into MSRVFGLISCLLVASAATALAADPVVVAEPGLPASLRADPAATPPAAAHRIPADLPPRPAKPAETTPPDPEAEARLQAIVRRQQTLFAQASGDEPKVDDDEFKHELQQISFDYESLLTDHPTAKGYAAYGYFLGKIDMRRQSIAMLLKSNERDPNQPFVKNQIGNYLAEEGQPLEAVSYFLAAIQLKPDEPLYHYQLGTLLHEARADFLKSGQWSRADLDRTTHEAFHRAAELAPDRIEFTYRYAESFYDLENPDWDAALKEWHALEEKAGSNVERETMRLHIANIFLKTNRPEQARLLLATVHEPALDEQKEKLVAQLSADGKK; encoded by the coding sequence ATGTCACGTGTTTTCGGCCTGATTTCCTGTCTCCTTGTCGCCAGCGCAGCGACCGCGCTCGCGGCCGATCCCGTCGTTGTTGCTGAACCCGGTTTGCCGGCCTCGCTGCGCGCGGACCCCGCCGCGACCCCGCCCGCTGCCGCTCACCGCATCCCCGCCGATCTCCCGCCGCGACCGGCCAAACCCGCCGAGACGACGCCGCCCGATCCGGAAGCCGAGGCCCGACTCCAGGCAATCGTGCGCCGCCAGCAGACGTTGTTCGCCCAAGCCTCCGGCGACGAGCCGAAGGTCGACGACGATGAGTTCAAGCACGAGCTCCAGCAGATCAGCTTCGATTACGAAAGCCTGCTCACCGATCACCCGACCGCGAAGGGTTACGCCGCCTACGGCTATTTTCTCGGCAAGATCGACATGCGCCGCCAGTCGATCGCGATGCTGCTCAAATCCAACGAGCGCGACCCCAACCAGCCCTTCGTCAAAAACCAGATTGGCAACTACCTCGCCGAGGAAGGACAGCCGCTCGAAGCGGTGAGCTACTTTCTTGCGGCGATTCAGTTGAAACCCGACGAGCCGCTCTATCACTACCAACTCGGCACGCTCCTCCACGAAGCGCGCGCGGACTTCCTGAAATCCGGCCAGTGGAGCCGCGCCGATCTCGATCGCACCACTCACGAAGCGTTCCACCGCGCCGCCGAGCTCGCGCCCGACCGCATAGAATTCACCTACCGTTACGCCGAGTCCTTCTACGACTTGGAAAATCCTGACTGGGACGCCGCCCTCAAGGAATGGCACGCCCTCGAGGAAAAAGCGGGCAGCAACGTCGAACGCGAAACCATGCGCCTGCACATCGCCAACATCTTCCTCAAAACCAATCGCCCCGAGCAGGCGCGCCTCCTCCTCGCCACCGTCCACGAGCCCGCCCTCGACGAGCAGAAGGAAAAGCTCGTTGCGCAGCTCTCTGCCGACGGCAAAAAATGA
- the fdhD gene encoding formate dehydrogenase accessory sulfurtransferase FdhD: MPLPATQLFPVERHSLAGGVEQRDDPLATEEPLELRVNGRSVAVVMRTPGHDRELAAGFLATEGVIRDARDILDIVPCEFQRAADSTDSAPPPTGNVWDVLLAPHVTFDLARLTRHVFTSSSCGLCGKATIDAVRAEFPPQPPSPPPSAALLSTLPARLRAAQPGFSLTGGLHASGLFDLAGQLLVAREDVGRHNALDKVVGHALLASQLPLAGRILLVSGRVSFELVQKSLAAGIPCLAAISAPTTAAVALARETGQTLVGFLRDGRMNVYAGTLTP; this comes from the coding sequence ATGCCTTTGCCCGCCACGCAGCTTTTCCCCGTCGAGCGGCACTCGCTCGCCGGCGGCGTGGAGCAGCGCGACGATCCTCTCGCCACCGAAGAACCGCTCGAACTCCGCGTCAACGGCCGCAGCGTCGCCGTCGTCATGCGCACCCCGGGCCATGATCGCGAGCTCGCCGCCGGTTTCCTCGCGACCGAGGGCGTGATTCGCGACGCGCGCGATATTCTCGATATCGTTCCCTGCGAATTTCAACGCGCCGCCGACTCCACCGATTCCGCGCCACCGCCCACCGGCAATGTCTGGGATGTCCTCCTTGCCCCCCACGTCACCTTCGATCTGGCACGCCTCACCCGGCACGTCTTCACCTCGTCGAGCTGCGGCCTGTGTGGCAAAGCCACCATCGATGCGGTGCGCGCTGAATTTCCGCCGCAGCCGCCTTCGCCACCGCCTTCCGCCGCGCTCCTTTCCACGCTTCCCGCCCGCCTGCGCGCGGCTCAGCCCGGTTTTTCCCTGACGGGCGGCCTGCATGCCAGCGGCCTCTTCGATCTTGCCGGTCAACTGCTCGTCGCCCGCGAAGACGTCGGGCGCCACAACGCGCTCGACAAAGTCGTCGGCCACGCGCTCCTCGCCTCCCAGCTCCCGCTCGCCGGCCGCATCCTGCTCGTGAGCGGCCGGGTCTCGTTCGAACTCGTCCAAAAATCCCTCGCCGCCGGCATCCCCTGCCTCGCCGCCATCTCCGCGCCGACCACCGCCGCCGTCGCCCTCGCCCGCGAAACCGGCCAGACGCTCGTGGGCTTTTTGCGCGACGGCCGCATGAACGTTTATGCCGGCACCTTGACGCCTTGA
- a CDS encoding TonB-dependent siderophore receptor, translating into MAAVSLTTSVWAQTAKTTTTTTTTTTDATPSDDEVQTLSPFQVTSEKDTGYLRTNSVTATRINMPIQNIPISVSVMAKDFIDDNNIRSITDIFRYSSSGSGDNRFTMARPANSATPQGGFTLRGFGVNSILRNGVARYNAYNINNIDRVEVVKGPASVFFGSGYPGGVINYITKQPVFGKIPTTITHQVGENNVNRVVLDHNAQLSRKAAMRVVASWENSSGERNFEFKKENSLTANVTLVPFDSGKLTITAEIETIDSKVNANQNDWYFPEGWFKAYAAPSQALINAAGLAANADPVAAYRARIFSNGAGTWAQDTRNATGDQTLPTYTRVLKGAYYQDASGNYIHDTGFNSTNRGSYSNNHNDTGTVTVALSPASFVDARYVLTNENGRFDNVEGFTLPNADARTFNTQYGLNTAGYWLRRQNHQVDAILKYDKFGIKNRLLVGGVFIKNRQQYNAVAGAPFNRFYSMIPGASNPEGNLNNTLVPAAMVPSAGDVPSAQVIRDRFGKIKTVTQVFTNWDPGAEVQPDNHRVVEIDRTAVDGYDTEDQAGYLNYQGSLLNDRLTLLAGVRREMHRDSGQYLTGNFPWFANPPYAFTDQTTYPQGLYNYSASYAGDTNNFQRQAGTSWMGGASFQVAKDVNVFASYSKVFRLNSGTKGSASQLDIPLWYNAAKAWAQNTANSAYNASGAFNYRGQSITSYDQFHDALAALGAFDVIKPETGYNAEVGVKTTLWDNKLVGTASIFHAERKDQKYDDGTAQANEPLNAAYSGGGNVAIFGPAGNPYSGARLLRWRTTATRNRIEGADFDVTWTPIRNFQAVVNGAWMWTAEVADSLTAKPGTAAYTAYTPAQKVSANILYGSRIANVPEYRLNAFANYTFTDGPVAGLTVGGAMRYSSKTVVSQSVDWNPLNGGFQSGDFTTFDVSVGYQWELFGYKIGSRLAVYNVTDEKYVEGPTYVLSPARSWLLTNTLKF; encoded by the coding sequence ATGGCCGCGGTTTCGTTGACGACGTCCGTCTGGGCCCAAACAGCCAAGACAACCACGACGACGACAACGACGACCACTGATGCGACCCCGTCCGACGACGAGGTGCAGACGCTGTCACCCTTCCAGGTGACGAGCGAGAAGGATACGGGCTACCTCCGCACCAATTCGGTGACGGCGACCCGTATCAACATGCCAATCCAAAACATCCCGATCTCCGTGTCGGTGATGGCGAAGGATTTTATCGACGATAACAACATCCGTTCCATCACGGATATCTTCCGTTATTCGTCTTCGGGTTCGGGCGACAACCGTTTCACGATGGCTCGTCCGGCCAACTCGGCCACGCCGCAAGGCGGCTTCACCCTCCGCGGTTTCGGTGTTAACTCCATCCTCCGCAACGGTGTCGCGCGCTACAACGCCTACAACATCAATAACATTGATCGTGTTGAAGTCGTCAAAGGCCCGGCGTCCGTGTTCTTCGGTTCTGGCTACCCGGGCGGCGTGATCAACTACATCACGAAGCAACCGGTGTTCGGCAAGATCCCGACCACGATCACGCACCAAGTCGGCGAGAACAACGTCAACCGTGTCGTCCTCGATCACAACGCCCAGTTGTCCCGCAAGGCGGCAATGCGCGTGGTGGCTTCTTGGGAAAACAGCAGCGGCGAGCGTAACTTCGAATTCAAGAAGGAAAACTCCCTCACCGCCAATGTGACCCTCGTGCCCTTCGACAGCGGCAAGCTGACGATCACGGCCGAAATCGAGACCATCGACTCGAAGGTCAACGCCAACCAGAACGACTGGTACTTCCCCGAGGGTTGGTTCAAGGCTTATGCGGCTCCGTCGCAGGCTTTGATCAACGCCGCTGGCCTCGCCGCCAATGCGGATCCGGTCGCGGCCTACCGCGCTCGTATCTTCTCGAACGGTGCCGGCACCTGGGCTCAAGACACGCGTAACGCGACGGGCGACCAAACGCTCCCGACCTACACGCGCGTCCTCAAGGGCGCCTACTACCAGGACGCCTCGGGCAACTACATCCACGACACCGGGTTCAACTCGACCAATCGTGGCTCGTACTCGAACAACCATAACGACACCGGCACCGTCACGGTCGCCCTGTCGCCGGCTTCGTTCGTCGATGCCCGTTACGTGCTGACCAATGAGAATGGCCGCTTCGATAACGTGGAAGGCTTCACGCTGCCCAACGCCGATGCGCGCACGTTCAATACCCAGTATGGTCTCAACACCGCCGGTTACTGGCTTCGCCGCCAGAACCATCAGGTGGACGCCATCCTGAAGTACGACAAGTTCGGCATCAAGAACCGCCTCCTCGTCGGTGGCGTGTTCATCAAGAACCGTCAGCAGTACAACGCCGTCGCCGGCGCTCCGTTCAACCGGTTCTACTCGATGATCCCCGGTGCCTCGAATCCCGAAGGTAACTTGAACAACACCCTCGTGCCGGCCGCCATGGTCCCGAGCGCGGGCGATGTTCCGTCTGCCCAAGTCATTCGCGACCGGTTCGGCAAGATCAAGACCGTTACCCAAGTCTTCACGAACTGGGATCCGGGCGCGGAAGTCCAACCCGACAATCATCGCGTGGTCGAAATCGACCGCACCGCGGTTGACGGCTACGACACCGAAGATCAAGCCGGTTACCTGAACTACCAAGGTTCGCTCCTCAATGACCGCCTCACCCTTCTCGCCGGTGTCCGCCGCGAGATGCACCGTGACAGCGGCCAGTATCTGACGGGCAACTTCCCGTGGTTCGCCAACCCGCCGTACGCGTTCACCGACCAGACGACGTATCCGCAGGGCTTGTATAACTACTCGGCCAGCTACGCCGGTGACACGAACAACTTCCAGCGCCAGGCTGGTACCTCGTGGATGGGTGGCGCTTCGTTCCAAGTCGCCAAGGATGTCAACGTGTTCGCTTCCTACTCGAAGGTGTTCCGCCTCAACAGCGGCACCAAGGGCAGCGCGAGCCAACTCGATATCCCGCTCTGGTATAACGCCGCCAAGGCGTGGGCCCAGAACACGGCGAACAGCGCCTACAATGCGTCCGGTGCGTTCAACTACCGCGGTCAATCGATCACCTCGTATGACCAGTTCCATGATGCGTTGGCCGCCCTCGGCGCGTTCGACGTCATCAAGCCGGAAACCGGTTACAACGCCGAAGTCGGTGTGAAGACCACCCTCTGGGACAACAAGCTCGTCGGCACCGCTTCGATCTTCCACGCTGAGCGTAAGGATCAAAAGTATGACGACGGTACGGCGCAGGCCAACGAACCGCTCAACGCGGCCTACTCCGGTGGCGGCAACGTCGCCATCTTCGGCCCCGCGGGCAATCCCTACAGCGGCGCGCGTTTGCTCCGCTGGCGCACGACGGCCACCCGGAATCGCATCGAAGGCGCTGACTTCGACGTGACCTGGACGCCGATCCGTAACTTCCAAGCCGTCGTCAACGGCGCTTGGATGTGGACGGCGGAAGTCGCGGATAGCCTCACGGCCAAGCCCGGCACCGCTGCCTACACCGCCTACACGCCGGCCCAAAAGGTCAGCGCGAACATCCTCTACGGCTCGCGCATTGCGAACGTTCCGGAATACCGCTTGAATGCGTTCGCGAACTACACGTTCACGGACGGTCCGGTGGCGGGCCTCACGGTCGGTGGCGCCATGCGCTACTCGTCCAAGACGGTCGTCAGCCAAAGCGTCGACTGGAATCCCCTCAACGGCGGCTTCCAATCCGGCGACTTCACCACGTTCGACGTCAGCGTCGGTTACCAATGGGAGCTCTTCGGCTACAAGATTGGTTCCCGCCTGGCGGTTTACAACGTGACGGATGAGAAGTACGTGGAAGGTCCCACCTACGTCTTGTCCCCGGCCCGCAGCTGGCTGCTGACCAACACGCTGAAGTTCTAA
- a CDS encoding LacI family DNA-binding transcriptional regulator: MLIADIARKAKVSPATVSRVINQPHLVAPDRLARVQAVMQAVSYTPTPLNRRRGPKSRLAAPKKIAVWFVGARRNTSHNWFQDQLLHVQPANERQRVELTVLFSDSPDDLPRPLAERQVDGVIVQGMEPSPACLQRLGDLPRVWFMTRRSMSYAGDYVEPDNTENGRAAADYLQTRGHKVVAVISPDPDYSAVAWRVRAFLDRAKEIGLTAHTILGRSKPNTSYLETAPMHEESESLARRVVQANPRPTGLYLPVDHFCGSFFRALRQAGVRSDRDVETLLGNYNPVIYHNLDHLPAALDINLPTLVRQVVDHLVWRIENPRTTGRIGVSVSPTLLTHPQASRLSA, translated from the coding sequence ATGCTCATTGCCGACATTGCCCGTAAGGCAAAAGTCTCTCCCGCGACGGTTTCACGCGTCATTAATCAGCCGCACTTGGTAGCGCCTGATCGCTTGGCGCGCGTCCAAGCCGTGATGCAAGCGGTGAGCTACACGCCCACGCCGCTCAATCGCCGCCGCGGACCCAAATCCCGCCTTGCCGCGCCCAAGAAAATCGCGGTGTGGTTCGTCGGCGCACGTCGCAATACCAGTCACAATTGGTTTCAAGACCAGTTGCTGCACGTCCAGCCCGCCAACGAACGCCAACGAGTCGAGTTGACGGTATTATTCTCTGATTCGCCCGACGATCTCCCCCGCCCACTGGCCGAACGCCAGGTCGACGGCGTGATCGTGCAAGGCATGGAACCCTCTCCCGCTTGTCTCCAGCGCCTGGGGGATTTACCCCGCGTTTGGTTTATGACCCGCCGCTCGATGAGCTACGCGGGCGATTACGTTGAGCCGGACAACACCGAGAACGGTCGCGCCGCCGCCGATTACCTCCAAACGCGTGGTCACAAGGTGGTCGCCGTCATTTCCCCGGATCCCGATTATTCCGCCGTCGCCTGGCGGGTGCGGGCTTTTCTGGATCGCGCCAAGGAAATCGGCCTTACCGCCCACACCATCCTGGGGCGGTCGAAGCCGAACACCAGTTATCTCGAGACCGCGCCGATGCACGAAGAGAGCGAATCGCTCGCCCGCCGCGTCGTCCAAGCCAACCCGCGTCCCACCGGCCTCTATCTGCCGGTGGACCATTTTTGCGGCTCGTTTTTCCGCGCTCTGCGCCAGGCGGGCGTTCGTTCTGATCGCGACGTGGAGACGCTCCTGGGAAATTACAACCCGGTGATCTACCACAATTTGGATCACCTTCCGGCCGCCCTCGACATCAACCTCCCCACGCTCGTCCGCCAAGTCGTCGACCATTTGGTCTGGCGCATCGAGAATCCGCGCACGACGGGCCGAATCGGCGTGAGCGTTTCGCCCACCCTGCTCACTCACCCGCAAGCCTCCCGGCTGAGCGCCTGA
- a CDS encoding sugar phosphate isomerase/epimerase produces MKPTPAPTTPRLIQCASTWSMIGLPSAKREWSLERKFAAIKEAGFDGVATLASPEVRRLADQFGLLVMGGFDCGNVRRAREQLQLNLDLGVELLNVQLLNHDTPPATAAALAVKVVELGAALGLRPHIETHRDTATETPEKFDEIARLFRRATGRLMPVTWDHSHFAVSKHVQPADYSRRLLVWPKLIQHSQLFHLRPFNSQHCQVPVSNGRGRLTPEFIDYRAFVVDLFALWLAGPKRPAELWVCPELGMSHGYHVSTNPPVWDDVLIARREYASAWREAAQRGASA; encoded by the coding sequence ATGAAACCCACCCCTGCTCCCACGACCCCGCGTCTCATCCAATGCGCATCGACTTGGTCGATGATCGGCCTTCCTTCCGCGAAGCGGGAATGGTCCCTCGAACGCAAATTCGCCGCCATCAAGGAAGCCGGTTTCGACGGCGTCGCCACCCTCGCCTCGCCCGAGGTTCGCCGGCTTGCGGACCAATTCGGCCTCCTCGTCATGGGCGGCTTCGACTGCGGGAACGTGCGCCGGGCCCGCGAGCAATTGCAGCTCAATCTCGACCTTGGTGTCGAGCTGCTGAACGTCCAGCTTTTGAACCACGACACCCCGCCCGCGACCGCCGCCGCCCTCGCGGTCAAGGTCGTGGAACTCGGCGCCGCCCTCGGACTGCGGCCGCATATTGAAACCCACCGCGACACAGCGACGGAAACGCCGGAGAAATTCGACGAAATCGCCCGGCTGTTTCGCCGGGCCACGGGTCGCCTCATGCCGGTGACGTGGGATCATTCGCATTTCGCGGTTTCGAAGCATGTGCAACCCGCCGATTATTCGCGGCGGCTTTTGGTCTGGCCCAAGCTCATCCAACATTCGCAACTTTTCCACCTCCGGCCCTTCAATTCCCAGCACTGCCAGGTGCCGGTCAGCAACGGCCGCGGACGCCTGACTCCGGAATTCATCGACTATCGGGCGTTCGTCGTGGACCTCTTCGCCCTCTGGCTCGCCGGGCCGAAACGCCCCGCCGAACTCTGGGTCTGCCCGGAACTCGGGATGAGCCACGGCTATCACGTCAGCACCAACCCGCCCGTGTGGGACGACGTGTTGATCGCGCGCCGCGAGTATGCCAGCGCGTGGCGTGAGGCTGCCCAACGCGGCGCTTCCGCCTAG
- a CDS encoding PA0069 family radical SAM protein, whose protein sequence is MSSNFASPPPPGRGARNNPPNRFERLHVEADPDCPPEEQPHPRTEFIVDHSATILTANDSPDVPFTMGLNPYRGCEHGCAYCFARPYHEYLGFSSGLDFETKIMVKLRAPELLRAELSAARWRPQSITMSGVTDCYQPAERRFQLTRRCLEVCAEFRNPVALITKNFLVTRDCDVLAELARWDAAAVFVTITTLDADLAGKLEPRAARPSARLEALRQLSQAGIPTGVMVAPIIPGLTDHEMPAILAAAAQAGARSAGYTVLRLPWAVKEVFTQWLDDHAPGKKERVLSRVREVRGGKLNVSEWGARLRGEGIFADQIRELFHVAARRAGLAQGRLELSTAHFRRPAGAQLELW, encoded by the coding sequence ATGTCGTCGAATTTTGCTTCGCCTCCGCCGCCGGGGCGCGGTGCGCGGAACAACCCGCCGAATCGTTTCGAGCGGCTCCACGTGGAGGCCGATCCGGACTGCCCGCCCGAAGAGCAGCCGCATCCGCGCACCGAGTTTATCGTCGATCACAGCGCAACGATTCTGACGGCGAACGATAGTCCGGATGTGCCGTTCACGATGGGATTGAATCCTTACCGCGGATGCGAGCACGGGTGCGCCTATTGTTTCGCGCGGCCGTATCACGAGTATCTGGGCTTCTCGAGCGGGTTGGATTTCGAGACGAAAATTATGGTGAAGCTGCGTGCGCCGGAGCTGCTGCGCGCGGAGTTGAGTGCGGCGCGCTGGCGGCCGCAGTCGATCACGATGAGCGGCGTCACCGATTGCTATCAACCGGCGGAGCGGCGCTTTCAACTCACGCGGCGGTGCCTGGAAGTGTGCGCGGAGTTTCGGAACCCGGTGGCGTTGATCACGAAGAACTTCCTTGTGACCCGCGACTGCGATGTGCTCGCCGAGCTCGCGCGCTGGGACGCGGCAGCGGTGTTTGTGACGATCACGACGCTGGATGCAGACTTGGCGGGAAAACTTGAACCGCGCGCAGCGCGGCCGTCGGCCCGGTTGGAGGCGTTGCGGCAGCTTTCGCAGGCGGGCATACCGACGGGTGTGATGGTGGCGCCGATCATTCCGGGCCTGACCGACCACGAAATGCCGGCGATTCTCGCCGCAGCGGCGCAGGCCGGGGCGCGCAGCGCGGGCTATACCGTGCTGCGGCTGCCATGGGCCGTGAAGGAGGTCTTCACGCAATGGCTGGACGATCATGCGCCGGGCAAGAAGGAGCGGGTGCTGAGCCGGGTGCGGGAAGTGCGGGGCGGGAAACTCAATGTCTCGGAGTGGGGCGCACGGTTGCGCGGTGAGGGCATTTTCGCGGATCAGATCCGCGAGCTTTTCCACGTGGCGGCGCGCCGGGCGGGGCTGGCGCAGGGGCGGTTGGAATTGTCGACGGCGCACTTTCGCCGGCCGGCCGGGGCACAACTCGAGTTGTGGTGA
- a CDS encoding site-2 protease family protein, which produces MNSGIDLSHLREGLIFYLVLVVSLCVHEWAHAFVADRLGDDTPRNQGRVTLNPLAHMDMYGTVIFPLACIFLFPGGLLFGWGRPVMINPSNFAPHRTRGELLTTLAGPGSNLVLALLAAVIGGFAFRADPRTLELVRMALMVNVALAVFNLLPVPPLDGGQVLRHVVGMSELTFVRFSRWGFMLVLLAFMIPGVRSALGYLMMAVASPFVAVFKLIAT; this is translated from the coding sequence ATGAATTCCGGCATCGATTTGAGCCACCTGCGGGAAGGCCTGATATTCTACCTCGTTCTTGTCGTAAGCCTCTGCGTCCACGAATGGGCGCACGCGTTTGTCGCCGACCGCCTCGGTGACGACACGCCGCGCAATCAAGGCCGCGTCACGCTCAATCCGCTCGCGCACATGGATATGTATGGCACCGTGATTTTTCCGCTGGCGTGCATCTTTCTTTTTCCCGGCGGCCTGCTTTTCGGCTGGGGGCGGCCCGTCATGATCAATCCCAGTAACTTCGCTCCTCACCGCACCCGCGGCGAGCTGCTGACCACGCTGGCCGGTCCCGGCTCGAATCTTGTTCTCGCCCTGCTTGCCGCGGTCATCGGTGGTTTCGCCTTTCGCGCCGATCCTCGCACGCTGGAGCTGGTGCGCATGGCCCTGATGGTGAATGTCGCCCTCGCCGTGTTCAACCTCCTGCCCGTCCCGCCGCTCGATGGGGGCCAGGTGCTGCGCCATGTGGTCGGAATGAGTGAACTCACGTTCGTGCGCTTCTCCCGCTGGGGCTTCATGCTCGTCCTGCTGGCCTTTATGATCCCCGGCGTGCGCTCGGCTTTGGGTTACCTCATGATGGCGGTCGCCTCGCCGTTCGTCGCCGTCTTCAAACTGATCGCCACGTGA
- a CDS encoding WD40/YVTN/BNR-like repeat-containing protein — protein sequence MKLPPVFSFAALSLAFAGSIACAAEPAPTAHRLYTAVAMTGQQHNTSVPTDSGLYFREGANQWAHFGPRVLGVMTVAVDPRDPQVSLIASADGVVRSADGGRTWRKTTGWEVADVRAIVFDEQRPELAYAATAWGPLRSTDAGATWQLAQKGLPRLYGQTLVVEPQGRILLGTEKGLFASTDRAQSWHALTFPEVSVLRLAQSRADAKVLVAGTEGRGAWLSRDGAKTWTQISHVPATANVYAAAADPLDSQRLAVGGWSIGVRWSNDGGATWRDATAGLPAGNVFALAFDPDHAGRLWAGVFERGIYYSDDDGASWIADGLDGAYVFDFVFAAAPTK from the coding sequence ATGAAACTGCCCCCCGTATTTTCGTTCGCCGCCCTGAGTCTCGCGTTCGCCGGTTCGATCGCATGTGCCGCGGAACCGGCGCCGACGGCGCATCGGCTCTACACTGCCGTGGCGATGACCGGGCAACAGCACAACACCTCGGTGCCGACCGATTCCGGACTCTATTTCCGTGAAGGCGCGAACCAGTGGGCGCATTTTGGTCCGCGCGTGCTGGGCGTGATGACCGTCGCGGTCGATCCGCGCGATCCGCAGGTGTCGCTGATCGCGAGTGCGGATGGCGTGGTGCGGTCGGCGGATGGCGGCCGGACTTGGCGCAAGACGACTGGTTGGGAAGTGGCGGATGTGCGCGCCATCGTCTTTGACGAGCAACGCCCCGAGCTCGCTTATGCCGCGACCGCGTGGGGTCCGCTGCGATCGACGGACGCGGGTGCCACGTGGCAGCTCGCGCAAAAAGGTTTGCCGCGGTTGTATGGTCAGACGCTGGTCGTGGAGCCGCAGGGCCGTATTTTACTCGGCACGGAGAAAGGGTTGTTCGCCTCCACCGATCGCGCGCAGTCGTGGCACGCGCTGACGTTTCCCGAGGTCTCGGTGCTGCGGCTCGCGCAAAGCCGCGCGGATGCCAAGGTGCTCGTGGCCGGCACGGAAGGGCGCGGCGCGTGGTTGTCGCGCGACGGAGCGAAAACGTGGACGCAAATTTCCCACGTGCCCGCGACCGCGAATGTCTATGCGGCGGCGGCGGACCCGTTGGATTCGCAACGGCTCGCGGTCGGCGGTTGGAGCATCGGCGTGCGCTGGTCGAACGACGGCGGCGCCACGTGGCGCGATGCGACGGCGGGGCTGCCGGCCGGCAACGTGTTCGCGCTCGCTTTCGATCCCGACCACGCCGGCCGCTTGTGGGCGGGAGTCTTTGAGCGCGGCATTTACTATAGCGACGATGACGGCGCGTCGTGGATCGCCGACGGTCTGGACGGCGCCTACGTATTCGATTTCGTCTTCGCCGCGGCGCCCACGAAGTAA